Within the Hevea brasiliensis isolate MT/VB/25A 57/8 chromosome 2, ASM3005281v1, whole genome shotgun sequence genome, the region CATGTGACCAGGAAAGACGTTGAGAAGATGTTTCTATATCCATTAACAATCAACTGGTATAGCTACCACGAAACGATGTAATATTTTGATGGAGAAATGGGGTACTACGACATGATACACCAAATGTTGGAAGCCCCACATCAAAATAGATGCAAAATTGCCAGAAAAGAAGTGAGAAAATCATCTGCCTGTATAACTATCGGCGGTCTTTTTGGAGTAATTTCACTGCAAACCATACAGGGACACGGACAAAAAGCCCCAGAGCACCCGAAACAAAGAGACTTAACAATAACAGTGCATCATATGGATCATCAATCATTTCAATTCAAGCTTTGTTTCCTATATCATCATCTTCATACCCACCTGTGAATACCAGTTTCTTGCCAATTAAATCAAATAACTTTTCCAACAACAAAAAATCTATCGTCCACCCAAACTTTTAAATCTGATGATTTCTTTTAGAATGAAAGGTTCTAACCACAGGCTTAAGTCAtgccaaatgacatgattcagtcATCAAAAGCCATCTATGAAGTTCATCAAATAAACCATTGGATGTATCCGGCAAGCTATGCAAGCCAGTATGTTACATCTTCATAAAACCCATTACTGACCGTCCTTATTTCTTTCGTGACAAATGAATCCAGTGAACTAGATTGAAGATGAATAAGAAGCAACATGCACCATGCTTGTAATAACATAAATTGTCATTTTCAGATCTTTTTAGAGAGTGGCATCAAATTAACATTGAAAAGTAAGGATGATTTTATCAGATTAAAAAAGATCACAGCATATTGTTTAACTTGTACGATGAGTGATATAACCAGAAAGCCTACCATAACTGCAAAATTGTCAACGTACACAATGAGTTCTGTAATAACCAATCTTGTTCATTCTGGAACCCTGTTTCACATTTTGCTTGACAACACAGAGTTGTGACAAACAAGTAAACAATTTCATGGCAAATCAATCTTGAGAACAATGTTATCCTTGACTTTGAATTACTGAACAACAAAGGCAAATAGCATGGTAAGCTGAGAAATCATTACAAGCAAACTGATATCAATATCTATATGAGTAATTTTCCCGATCCCTCAAGAATTAAGAAAAGCCCATTTTCCATATAGTCAAACTAAtacttctcaaaaaaaaaaatcaaactaatATCATCCGGGTCGACTTCTCAAAAGCTAGTTTAGATTTTACCAGATTCAGAGGAAAGAGGGAGAAGTAGGTTGGGTTATGGGGGAGGGGGGGGAGAGGGGAGAGGTTGGTTTATCGTGGAGGAAGAAAAATAATATCATATTAATAATTAACAAGCGTTGATTATGtgcaaatcctcttcaatttatgaATGTCAACAATTTATCATCTAATGATTAGAAAAACAGACAAATTACACATCAAAATTTACAACTTCGTAAATCCTACTAAAAGCAAACGATTTCACATTGAGACTTACATATATTTTCCGCATCCTCTTTGCTCTTCCTGAACTTCAATTGCCACGTgtgatcttctttttttttttttcttatcatgAAGACGGAAACACATCTTTAACGGCGGAGGCTGCGGTCAAGTAGTTAagagtgtttctcaaagtctccttCTCTCTCTTCAATCTCGCCGCCGAATCCACCAATTCCAGCAACGCCTGCTGCTCCCTTGGCGCGCCCTCAAAAGTACTCCCTACGAAAAACGAAAACGGAGTCGGAAACAGATTCCTTCGCAAATCCTGAGCTTCCTTTTCGGGCTTCCCGTTCAACCGATTCGATAATCGAATCACGTCTTTCATATAGTTCTCCACTTCCGTCGCCAAAGTTTCGACGTCCTCATCCCCAGATGGCCGGTCCTCCAGCCAACTAACCTCGGCCACAAGATATGGTTTTGTGCGGACAAGATTGGTAATACGGAAACGCTCCTGGCCCTTGCAGATGAGGAAGAAGCGGTCGTCGACGAGGCGCTCGTGTTTAACAATCTCGCCTACACATCCGACTTCAGCAGTGCCGGAGGCAGCGTCGGAGTAGATGACACCGAATCGCAGGTCAGTGTGGAGGAGAGTGTGCATCATAATGCGGTAACGGAACTCGAAGATCTGGAGGGGCAAGATAGCGCCAGGGAATAGGACGAGCGGGAGAGGAAAGAGCGGCAATTCAACGACATCGTCTGGTTTAGGATGGTTGGTGTCATGCTTTTCGTAGGCGGAGCATCTGATAGAGTTGGTTTGTCGCCTACGGCGGCGACTGTGGTAATGGAGAGTAGAAGAATTGGAGGAAGGGTTTAAAGGAGGAAGGTTAGTGTTGGGTTTTAACGAGggtttgtgagttgaaatgagcTGAAGCAGAGCCATCATGGTAAGAAAAATAGATTACTTAATTGAGAGAGAGGGTTTGGTTCAGTTGGAGAGAAAATGCAAATGAATCCATTTTCGTTCAATATTGTAATGATTTTTCCCCTGCGACTGCGACGGGTTCAGTGAAATTTTGAAACATGGAAACtggaaatttatataaaaatctgaattttcttttaattttggtgtttggaaaattgGAGGATCTGGTGGTTTCAAACAGAGGAAAGGATGATACGGATAATACGGAGAGAGATAGAgacggagagagagagagagagggtgtgGTTCGAAATTTCCCACGTGGGAGTTTGGGTTATCTTGAGCAGACGTGGCACGTGACCCCTCATTCGGCAAATGGAATTTCAACAGGACGCACTAGATGAATCTATTTTCTCCCTTTGGAGAAAGGAGAAACTTGCTGTTGTATTGCCACATTTTCAGAATATACTTTTCACGGAAATGTTGTGAATTGAATTATGCCTTAAATTTCTGCATTCTGTAGGATATTTGACTAAAACTCATATAGTTCATACGCTCCTGCTTCTTCCTGGCAATTGAATCTATGCATCAAGCACTTATGGCACGTGACCAGGAAAGCCCTCGAGAAGATTTTTCTATATCCATTAACAATCAACTGGTACAGCTAGCACAAAACGATGTAATATTTTGATGGAGAAATGGAGTACTATGATCCATGATACACAACTGTTGTAAGCCCCAAATCAAAATAGATACAAAATCGCCAGAAAAGAAGTGAGAAAATCATCAGACTGGATAACTAATGGCTGTCTTCTGGAGACTAATTTCATTGCAAACTTTACAAGGACATGGACAAAAAGCCCTAGAGTACCCGAAACAAAATGATTTAGCAATAACAGTGCACCATATGAATCatcaatcaattcaattcaaccTTGCTTTCTTATATCACCGTCTTCATCCCCACCTTAGCAAATCCTAGCCAAAAAGCTGTGAATACCAGTTTCTTgccaattaaatcaaataattatttcaaCAAGAAAGAATCTATCATACAACACAAAATCGTATAATCATGAACTAATAAAGCAAATACATGAATATAgcacccttatttgtatagcttgATATATGTTATtatttcagtgaccggtgtcggtccggacaattaagagaattagaactatgtttaagacacctagaaaagccatgaataaaaataaataggtgAGTACTagaaggttaagtataaataagaaaaacaaaacataaaaggttaaatgagccgagagtcacagcgatgggtgacgttctcggaaagtgactgcgaggtcagccttaactcgaattttgaacaaaaaaatgtgacatcgctgtctttaggactattgcgaacatagtgaaaaagagaaaatcatagaaaaaaattgttaaacaggtcaaataattaggtcagggatccgaaagaaatatcgaataacttgcaaaccggatcgaaccgacgaggagcaatttggtcaattcacccctagaggtgactcctgacctaactgtccaataaaatcggagaaataaaaattttggaatagcaaattaaattaaagaactatagaaaattaaaagaaaaagaaaaagaattaaaaagttgatttattacatcactttgatgacatcaattatgatgtcaaaattaatttttattttcccacattttttgaccaagtcaaatgcaCTAAGTAagacataaaaataaaagaaaatcaaaAAAATTCACTCACCTtctttgttgtcccaaaatagtccaagaggggggtgaattggactttaacaatttttcggcccttgcttgtagcctaatgaaaaattatggCTTTATTCAACTAGGTGTTTCTCTATGTAAAATaaaagtaatatgtgcttcaacaatgtgttcttAAGTTTCAATTCAATCCTCAATCAATTaatatggcaatatctaacaaagtatttatcatacaatatacaatcaatttctcaagtcactcaaaatgtcaacaaatttatcaactcaatctatttaaccaacattcaatatcatgtatatgaggaaaatttaaaattgcacaaaagtaaggaAGTAAgggttagagaaatcaaacacaaggatttttatagtggttcggcttaactagcctacatccactctctcaaagaaccctctttgagtcttctttccactatttgctcttttgaaggcaagagaccaaaagccctttacaatttctcaacaccaagcttttacaccaaggtagcttgaaaccttcacaagtgctatcacaagcactttctctctcaagcttcaataggtgcttgtacaacctctcttgaatgcaattcaatatttcaacactcactcttactcaatacaaatcaaactataaagaagagatgagttgattgccaatggaagctcaaaatctttaaagctcttgaatgaaagcaataaatgaaaaatcaatgttggagttcaaatgtaagctttcattaagtgtaaatgaagtgaagaatgtgtatttatagtcccaaatcattttagaccgtttgaaacccttttggaacgttatacacactgcccaagacaaaatagccgttattttgtccttttgtgcgaagttgagcagctctgatcaattagcaaactaataaaattttagaagCGATCGATGGCGGTTAGTAAACTAACGTTTTTATCAAactcattagcaaactaaaaaatttggcaaaccagttagcaaactaagtcaacagctgcatgtctcaacttgcaatgcaaaatgatttagacctttaaaaaatgtttcaatagttgtgttcaaggtcatgatgagaaaaagtaatcagaaaataaatttttatttttgagctccatatgactaaattctcatccattctttttcacaaaaagacctaagactctaacactatgcttttcatacctttgctttgagtcttgatttccatagcctttttctcatttt harbors:
- the LOC110632686 gene encoding uncharacterized protein LOC110632686, producing the protein MMALLQLISTHKPSLKPNTNLPPLNPSSNSSTLHYHSRRRRRQTNSIRCSAYEKHDTNHPKPDDVVELPLFPLPLVLFPGAILPLQIFEFRYRIMMHTLLHTDLRFGVIYSDAASGTAEVGCVGEIVKHERLVDDRFFLICKGQERFRITNLVRTKPYLVAEVSWLEDRPSGDEDVETLATEVENYMKDVIRLSNRLNGKPEKEAQDLRRNLFPTPFSFFVGSTFEGAPREQQALLELVDSAARLKREKETLRNTLNYLTAASAVKDVFPSS